The Choloepus didactylus isolate mChoDid1 chromosome 7, mChoDid1.pri, whole genome shotgun sequence genome segment AGTGGATGAGTGAATTAGGAAGGTGTAATGCAGTTGGGAGTTCTCCAGTTGTCTCCTCCTCAGCTCTGCTGTCTCCTCTGCTCCCTTAGCTGGCGCTCCGTGGACCCCCCGGCCCCATGGGATACACGGGCCGTCCTGGACCCTTGGTGAGTGAGTAGGGTATTGGGGTAGAGGatcttttcttgtgtgtgtggatgtgtgaaCATTTCTGTAAAGGGGCCAGACTGAAGGTAGTTTtgcttctttggggaagaaatcaCTGTTGGGTGTGTCCTCCAACATAGCCAACTTTTCCCTCTCACAGGGGCAACCTGGGAGCCCTGGTCTGAAAGGAGAATCTGGAGACCTAGGACCTCAGGTGACCACTGCCCTCACAATCCAATCCTCAAACCCAGTGTTTCGCCCAGTGTCTATGACCCTTAACCCagtgcttgtctctcccttctccaggGCCCCAGAGGACCCCAGGGCCTCTCAGGCCCTCCTGGCAAGGCTGGGCGAAGAGTGAGTGGCccagtgggtggggggtgggatgggaagtGGGTGCGAGATGGGGTATGGAGCATGGGGCACTGTGCTCTTGTTTGCTCTGATACTTCCCTTGCACCTCCAGGGTCGAGCAGGTGCTGATGGAGCCCGAGGGATGCCTGGAGAACCTGGAGTGAAGGTAACAGAGCTTGGATCCCTCTCTGACGCGTGTAgctcccacccctgcctgggcTCATTCATTTTCTGTGGATGACCTGGTTCCCCAGGTTCCCCCATGATGCAGCCCTTCCCCACTCATGACATGATAGGAGAGGGGTGAGGGTAGAAAAGGGGCTGGGCCCTCACTCTGCCCCTCTTCTCCACAGGGCGACCGAGGTTTTGATGGACTCCCAGGGCTGCCTGGGGAGAAGGGACACAGGGTGAGTATACAGGGGTAGGGTATTTTGGGTAGAGCGGAGATATTCAGCTGGAAATGAGGGAGTGTCTTAAGTCAAGGAAAGGAGGCTGGGAGTCCAATAGGAACTCAATGAATGTAATCAGTTGGCTAATTGAAGAGGGTCAGTGTCTGCCTGTGTTGGGGGCTCTGAGGCCCCTCTTACCTGTTCCCCCATTTTTCAGGGTGAGACTGGTGCCCAGGGCCTTTCTGGGCCCCCTGGCGAGGATGGAGAGCGGGTGAGTATTGTGGTAGGCAGGGGCTCTGTGCGGGAGAGGTCTGAAGGATTGTCTGCTTTATCATGTCCTCTTCTAGGGAGACGATGGGGAGATTGGGCCTCGGGGGCTGCCTGGAGAGTCGGTGAGTGTCCAGGAAGTCAGGTTGGGGAGGGGGTTCTCTGGGGAGGCCAAGAGAGGGGTGTGGGCATGGAAGGGACACTTTCTCTCTCACCCATGCCTGCCTTCTCCTCCCCTCACCTGGAATACAGGGACCTCGAGGTCTCCTTGGCCCCAAAGGCCCACCTGGTATTCCTGGACCCCCAGTAAGTGACTGTCCCTGATCTCTGACCCTGCCTACCCCCTGACCTCTCCAACTTTCCACCCTTCCTAACTGCTCCCCCTCCCTGTGagctcccccatccccaccagtCTCCTGGTCCCCCCTGCCCCACTTCAGCCTTCACCCCCAGATGCCCTTGGAGAGCCATGTGGTGCAGTGTACCAAGGGCTCTGAGTgtagccaaaacaaaacaaaacaaaacaacaaaaacaaaaaaaacctcaagaaaaacaaaacaaaccccacAAACCCACAGATGTAGACCCACGCCCTGTGGATCTGGGCTGGCTATGTTTGCTTAGGTTTGGGATGGATTGGAGGTCTGGCTGATAGGTGCCCACTGTGTCCGCCCTCTGGAATGGCCGGGCCCCTCAGGAACCACAGGCCTCTCCAGGGCCTGCGCCCCATCTCCCAGCCTGCTCACGCCCCTCTTGTGTTTCAGGGAGTCCGAGGCATGGATGGTCCCCATGGCCCCAAAGGGAGCTTGGTGAGTGGTGAACATGGGAGAGCCCACCCCAATCCTTAGACCCCTGGGTCTCTTTGCCACCATTTTGATCCCCTCTCTGCTTCCCAGTCTTGCTCTCTTGGCCTTCCCTGCTGGGCCTGAGCTCTCGGCCCTTAGCTTGTTCTGTCACCACCTTCTTCTGACCCCGACCTGGTTATCTGTTTCTAGGGACCCCAGGGAGAGCCAGGACCTCCTGGGCAACAGGGCACTCCTGGAACCCAGGTAGGTGGCTCTGCCCATCCCTCCCCAGCTTCAGTGACCTCCCCACAGTTTCCACAATGATCAGACCCTGGATGGGGACAGGGAATTAAGAGGCTCAGGCCCTCGATGTTCATGCTCTGAACTGAAGCGGGGAGGCTGGCTGGAGGAGAGAGTGGCCCATCCCCGTGGGCCCCCCGTGACTTCTCTCTCCCTGTGCGTAGGGTCTCCCCGGGCCCCAGGGTGCCATCGGCCCTCATGGAGAGAAGGTAAGTGACTCAGCGATGTCGGGGTAGGGGGTGTGCTGAGAGTGGGGGCTGTTGGAACttgagtgtgtgtgtctgggaCTTGAGCTGTGATCAGACCTGGCCCCTCTGGTGACCCTCCTGGTCTTCCTGCAGGGTCCTCAAGGGAAACCAGGGCTCCCTGGCATGCCTGGCTCAGATGGACCCCCGGTGAGTGAGCTCCCACCTCTGATTCCAATTCCCTTGACCCTTCACCCCAGGGAGTGACCTCTGAGCTCCCCTGTGGCTGTCAGTACAGTGGTCCCTCACACTGGGAGGTCACTGGTGGCACCTGCCCATGGTCAGTCCCTTCATTAGGTCACAGGGGCCCCTCTGGGTTGGAGGAAGTGTAGGAAGGGCTGCAGAGAGGGGGCCAGGGGCCAGTGGCCACATTCTCCATCTCCTACCCCCAGGGTCACCCTGGCAAGGAAGGTCCCCCTGGAACCAAAGGAAACCAGGTGAGATCTTGCACACCTCCTTACACCTCCTGAAGGCCTCCAGTCCTTGGGATTTCCTTATTGTCCTTCATGTGGTCTGACGATATTCTCCAGCCCTGTGGCCTATGACCCTTTCCAGACTCCGGTGTTGCTGTCACTTGCATTTCTCCTGCCCCCCGAGGCCCCCACAGCGACACCCTGGGACCCCTGTATGaactcctctctttcttcttccagggTCCGTCCGGCCCCCAGGGTCCCCTGGGATACCCAGGACCTCGTGGCGTCAAGGTAAGTGCCCATCCAGGCTGGGGAGATGGAAGCCTGCAGTCAGGGGAGCGAGCGGGGGTCTGCGGAGTTCAGTGCCTTGCACCCCACCTCCATCtcctcacctctctctctctgccccccttGAATTCTAGGGTGTGGATGGAATTCGGGGTCTGACGGGCCATAAGGGTGAAAAGGTGAGTGATATGCCCCCAGCTTCCCAGCACCTcaagccctgccctgccccagcctttccgacctccctccctccagcctgccccccacctccagctcctgactcccctctcccacccctgtTCCCTGAAACCTTCCATTTTAACCCCCAAGCCCTCCATCATCTGTGGCGTCCTCTCACCCCCAACTTTCTCAGGGAGAGGATGGCTTTCCCGGGTTCAAAGGTGACATGGGCGTGAAAGGTGACAGGGTGAGTAGAAACCCCACGCGGGGCCCCCAGGTCCATGCCCCAGTGACCCTCCACATAGGACTCCCCAGTCACGCCCTTGACCCCCTGACTCCCCGACTCCCTGAATCCAGTGCTCTGCGCCCTTTAGAGGGGTCCGGGTCACACCCACCCTCCAATTACAGCTCTCCCTGCCCCTGTGGGGCCCCCCAACCTCCCCACCAACCCCACTCAGCCTCTCCTCTAgggcccaccccccacctccagtccccgacactccctctcccaccctctcACCCAGGGCGAGGTTGGGGTCCCCGGTTCCAGGGGAGAGGATGGTCCCGAGGGGCCGAAAGGACGCACTGGACCCACCGGAGACCCTGGCCCCCCGGGGCTCATGGGCGAGAAGGTGATGGGGGATGCGGGACCATGCCTGGGCTTGCTAGGGATGAGGGGGTGCGGGGTCAGGATGGGCGTGGGGGTGCCAGCAGCCGGAGTCAGCAAGTCAGTGGGAGATGACCGCACATTTATTTTGTTCCTCTTGGTGTATAGAGCACCTCCTGGGCACTAAGGGGTAGAAGGGGGTGAATAAGAAGTCAAGGAAAAGTCCATCATGAAGAGTTTACAACAGATGGTGGAGACAAGGCATAGAGCATAGGATGAGTGGCTCCAGTGCAAGACAGAGTGAAAATGAGTTCCCAGAGGGAAGGAGTTAAGGAGGAGGTGAGGGCTGAGATCTCCAGACTGAGCCCTCGCTGAGTCGCTGCCCGCCTGGTCATGACCGTCCCATGAGGCAGGGGCGCCATTGGCTCCTGTTTTGCAGATTAAGAGCTGGAGGCACAGGGAGGTTGAGATGCTTGTTAATCTAGCAGCCAgtgaggggcagagccagggcGGGAGCCTGGCTGCAGAGTCCTGGCTCCCAGCCATGGCTGCCTAGCAGGACTGGCCTTGCAGCAGAAGGAGGGAGCTGGGGTGGTGCCCAGCATGGTATGGAGCCCTGGAGGAGACGGGCCTGTGGGGAGCCGGAGTGTGTGATGGGGAAGACGGCAGCTGCGCCTGGGAGGAAGGCAGCAGCTAGACCACAGCGGGCACTGCAGGACTCCATGAAGCCGCAGACTTTGGTCTCCTGACGGGGGAGTTAAAATTCGAGCATTAGAACTGGAGAGATTACAAAGGCCAGGCTGGTGGGGCTGGAAGAGGACGAGCCAGGGGCTGGGGTTTGGTGGGGAGTCTGTTGCTGCGTGGGGGATGGCTCCCATCTCTGAGGGCCGGGGTCTCCAGGGTGGAGTGTATCTGTGGCCCCTCCCCCTCCTAATTGCTCCCCATCTCTTTCCAGGGCAAGCTGGGCGTTCCTGGCCTGCCTGGCTACCCCGGACGCCAGGGTCCCAAGGTGAGGTGATGTCCCATTTGTGCCCCCTCCTCCTACTCTGTTCCCTGACCCCTGATTCAAGGAAGCCCAGACTGAAGGAGCAGTGGGAACCCAGAGAGCATAGTCCaacccattctacagatgaggaaacaggcccagagCACAGCAGGGGGTTGTCTGAGGTCACCCATCACTGGCAGAGCCCAGGTCTCCCACACTGCTGCCTCCATGGCCTCTCCTGTCCCTGCCCCATCCTGACTtctcaaaatttcccctttcccacCCTCTTCAGGGGTCCCTAGGATTTCCTGGATTTCCTGGAGCCAGTGGAGAGAAGGGAGCCCGGGTAAGCTGGTGGGGcgtggagggtgggagggagaggaagggggtgggagggCTGGGTGGGGCGGGGCTTGGAGAGGGCTCTATGGGGGGCCATCCTGTGGGTGATGTGCTCTGTCTGCTTCATTCCCACCAGGGCCTGTCGGGGAAATCAGGACCTCGGGGAGAACGGGGCCCCACGGTGAGTGCAGAGTCAGATGGACATGTGGCTCAAGATGCAAGGTGGGTACATGGGTTTTTTGACTGTCCGCGTCCTCTCTCTCTAGGGTCCACGGGGTCAGCGAGGACCCCGAGGCGCCACTGGGAAGTCTGGAGCTAAGGTTAGAGGTCCTCGGCCTCCATCCTCCCGCTGCCTACGTATTCCTCAGTTCCCCTCAACCTCTCTGGCCTTGGCCTGGCTAGAAAGCAGTTTCTCCTACCTCCTGACTCTGTCCTCTTCCCCAACAGGGAACATCGGGCGGTGATGGCCCCCACGGGCCCCCTGGAGAGAGGGTGAGTGTGGCTTGGGGCCTCCCTGCTCCCCTGTGCTGTCCAGGGAGCCTGAGTGGAGCCAGCCCCTCCTTACTGCAGGGAGGAAACTGTTCCCCTGCCCAGTACCCGCTCCCCTATCCTCCTGACTCAGTCCATCTCTGTCTCTAGGGTCTTCCTGGACCTCAAGGCCCCAGTGGATTTCCTGGTCCCAAAGGACCCCCGGTAAGTTGACTTCTGACTCACCTGGTTCTGTGACCCTTTATTCCCCAACCCCCTTCCCATCCTCGATTTACCTGACATCTGAACCCCTTCCAGGGCCCCCCTGGGAAGGACGGGCTGCCAGGGCACCCGGGCCAGAGAGGAGAAGTGGTAAGTGGTGCCCCTGACCCTAAGTTCCCTAGACCCTCAAACCCCAGAACCCTATGGAAGGCCCACCAAGGAGGTTCTCCTGCAGAGTGGAGAGCTCCCAGGCAGCTCAGACCCATGGCCAAGGACGTGGCAGTGGCCTTGCTCCTTCCTCTGGAACCTGGGGATCTGTCCTACAATGTCCGCTGCCTGCTCTGACCTCTCGCTGCTCTCTTCCTCTCTCAGGGTTTCCAAGGGAAGACTGGCCCCCCTGGCCCCCCAGGGGTGGTGGGACCACAGGTATGTTTGCCCCCTAGAGAGAACGGACCCCAGACCCTGGAGCTAGTCTGCTCCTCTACCTCCGTTTCCCCAACAtgcacccctgcccctgccctgcctgaCCTGGATCCCTGGGGCTGGAGTAAGTGGTGGGGGCTGGAATTCAGGGCAGCGGTCCTGAACCTCAGTCTGTTTTCGGGGTCAACTCTCATCTCCTCCTGGAGAAGAGGCAGTTCCCTACCAGGGACACAAGGTGGCGCAGTCACCCACTTGGGGGAAGAAAACCAGCAGCGTCCAGCAGCCCCCAGAGCTCCCCAGGAATTTCCTGGCAGCGCTGGGGCAGGGACCAAGGGGCTctagaggggtgtgtgtgtgtgtgtgtgtgtttgtgtgtgtgtgtggagagaggcTGTGGGTATTTTAGGATGGCCAGGGTTGGCTCTTTGGGCAGACAGTGGGTGGAAGGGTCTGAGATTGAGGTTTCTTTCCAGGGAGCCGCGGGAGAGACGGGGCCCATGGGGGAGAGAGGCCACCCAGGACCGCCAGGCCCCCCTGGAGAGCAGGGACTACCTGGGACAGCCGGAAAGGAAGGAACAAAGGTCAGcaaggggctggggttggggtctGAAGGGAATGGGGTGGAGATCTCTCTGTCCAGTTTGGAGCATGGCTGTGGTTcatcctctctcctttccttccagggAGACCCCGGCCCCCCGGGGGCCCCAGGGAAGGATGGTCCTGCTGGTCTGAGGGGCTTCCCGGGAGAGAGGGGCCTCCCGGGCACTGCTGTGAGTGTGACCCCAAATACCGTGACGAGTCCCCACACACCCCAATACCTCTCAGCATCACCCCCAGTCCCGTCGCTGAGCCTGTGTCTCTCCCTGACCCTCATCTTCCCTGCATGTCTCCTGGACCCCCATTCCTTTGATGGCTCACCTTCCCCCCTCAAAATCTCTGCTTCTCAGGGTGGACCTGGTTTGAAGGGGAATGAAGGTCCGGCTGGCCCCCCTGGCCCTGCAGTGAGTCTGGGGTCCCTGGGAGGGGGGCAGTGGCGGGACCCAGGAAAGGGGGCAGGTGAGGAAAGGTGTGGAGAAGCTTCTAGAGCTGGGCAGGGACCATGGGACTGGGCAGAGGGGGCCGAGTGTCAGCCAGAAGGCATCTGGTTAGGGGCTCTCTGGTGTGGGTGGACTGGGGTCTCCTCCCTGGGTGTCTGACTCCATCGCCCCTCTCAGGGCTCCCCTGGGGAGCGAGGTGCAGCAGGATCGGGGGGACCCATTGGCCCCCCAGGGCGTCCAGGACCGCAGGGTCCCCCTGGAGCAGCAGGAGAGAAAGGTGTCCCGGTGAGTGGGGGGTGGACCCTGGGAGGGAGTTGGGGGGTGTCTGTGAGTCGAGGGGTGATGGGGGGCCATGGAGGGTTGCGTAATGGAGGGTTTCCTGTGTgggtgtttgggggtgggggtcgcCTCCAGGCCGTGACTCCTTTTCACATGCCCTGCAGGGTGAGAAGGGCCCCATCGGTCCCACTGGCCGCGATGGGGTCCAGGGTCCTGTGGGGCTTCCTGGTCCTGCCGGGCCCCCAGGTGTGGCCGGAGAGGATGGAGACAAGGTGAGGGAGCCCACAGACCCCGGGCTCAAGCTTCTTTCCAGGTGGGAGCGCTGATCTGGGCACGACCCCTGAGCCCTCTCTCGTTATTCTCCTTTCCCCCAcatcttgtctgtttctcctCCCAGGGTGAGGTGGGAGACCCTGGACAGAAGGGCACCAAAGGGAACAAGGGTGAACATGTGAGTGTCCATGACCTTTGACCTCTGACCTCCCTGCCGCCTGGTCTTTCTCCTTGTCTTGGTGTCTCTgactctcttcctcccccaggGCCCTCCCGGACCCCCTGGACCCATTGGTCCTGTGGGGCAGCCTGGAGCAGCGGTGAGTGCCTGatgaccccccccccctccccgaggCCCTGGCAGCCTCTGGACAGCCCTCGGTTCCCCTCTGCCctcggggctggggctgggggttgggggctCGGGGCTGGTGCCAGCTCTGTGTGGGGCTTGTGGAGAGAAGAGATCTGACCCACGACCCATCCCTGTGTCCTTGTCCCTGCCCCCCAGGGAGCAGATGGGGAGCCCGGAGCTCGGGGACCCCAGGGACACTTTGGAGCCAAAGGTGACGAAGGAACGAGAGGATTCAATGGGCCCCCAGGACCTATTGGCCTCCAGgtgagttgggggtggggacaggggctGGGGGGGGTCAGGGTGGGGCTGATGTCTGCCCGGGACCCCTTGGGCCGCCAGAGGGGAGGGAGCAGTGGAGCCCGCCACCTCGGGCCGTGCTTCTGCGGGCTGGTCACCAGGTCCGGTGTTGTGTCCCTGCCTAGGGCTTGCCAGGCCCcttgggggagaagggagaaacagGAGACGTGGGCCCCATGGTGAGTGAGACCCCGCTGATGGTGCGTGACCCCTCCCAACCCCGGCCCCACCTGCTAATCACCCTCTCCTGCGCATCCAGCACCCCCAACACCCTGCTTTCTCTGAAACTCCTGGCTGCTCCCCTCCCCATCTCTTTTCTGCCAAGGACCTCTGCTTCTCCTGACCACCCTCCACCCTctggccctgcccaccccctctTTTCTCAATTCCCTTCCCCATCCCGGGGTATCTCTTTCTCCCTAGGGACCACCTGGCCCCCCAGGACCTCGAGGCCCAGCTGGACCCAATGGAGCTGATGTGAGTCCTCCCAGCCCCTTGCCCCTTCAGGTCATTGTGGCCAAACCCCTGTCTCCCTTTCCCCAGGCTGTAAACTCCAGTCTCATCTCAGGGGCCAAGGAGGTCACTGATGCCTGGGAAGACCCCACTGTCTCACTGCCTTCTTTGCTGTTGTGGCCTTGGGGCCCTCACCAGGCCCCCATCCCCTGGAATGGCACCCCTCACCCCAAGTAGTGACCCCTACTTCTGTTCCCCCTCCAGGGTCCACAAGGTCCCCCAGGAGGTGTTGGGAACCTGGGTCCCCCTGGAGAGAAGGTAACTGGGAAAGGGGTGAATGGACAGGTctgaggggaggagaaggaggtgaACTCCTGTCAATTTTTGTTGGGGGTGCAGGATAGAATGAAGTGtggggggattttggggctttGGGGGAAGGAGGTTTTGAGACCAATTTCCTTGCAGGGGGAGCCAGGAGAGTCAGGATCTCCAGGGGTCCAAGGGGAGCCAGGTGGCAAGGTGAGTGATAGCTGGGAGGGACCCTCCCAACCCCCTTCATCTCCCTCAGCCCCATCTCTGCATTTCTGGTGAGCCTCTCTGAGCTGGAACTTCTCCCAGCTCAGGGTCTCTGCAAAGCCCGATCTGTGAGACTGAGTGGGCTCTGCCACCCTTTCCTTGATGGGAAGAGGGGCCAGGGGTCTTCCCATGGGCCTGACTTTCTGTATCCTTCCCACTGCCACTGACAGGGACTGGGTGGGGGAGGCTGGAGGGGTCTTGGGAACAAGATCCTGGTGGGAGCATCTGTGTCCTAACTCATCCCCCAGGGTCCACGTGGGGAGCGCGGGGAGAAAGGAGAGTCGGGGCAGCCAGGAGAAGCGGGACCACCAGGACCTAAAGGCCCCACAGGCGACGATGGCCCTAAAGGGAACCCTGTGAGTTTGGGGAGGATAAGAGGAGGGCCCTGTGAATGGGAGACCTGAGAATATGGGAGTGGAGCGTACAAGGGGTCCAAGACTGGGGGGATGCCTGGGAACGAGGCTGTAGGAATGAGATCTCCCAGGAGGGATATATGAGGTCTAGGATCCAAAGACAGAGATAAAGGAGAGAAGCCCCCTAGTTAGGCCTCTGAAAGTATTGGAGGGTGTGCAGTGAATGGGGTAGGGGACGGGAGGGGGTGCATGGAACCCTTTTCCTCGGGTGGGCACTGCCTGTAGGAGGAAGAGTGTGACGTGCCCATAGTGTCTGTGTTAGCTGTGGGGGGGGAGTTTGAGGGTTGTTCCTGACCTCTGTTTTCCCCTGGATTAGGGTCCTGTTGGTTTTCCTGGTGACCCTGGCCCCCCTGGAGAAGGTGGTCCTCGGGTGAGTATCccccagagaagggaaggggctCTTAGCGAGACTCTCTGCCTGGCTGACTGGGACTTGGGCATGGGAAGCTGTGGGTACGGCAGGGAAGGCAGAGGAATGGGAGAATCGGGGTAGTTTTGGGGGTGATGTCAGCTGGGTCACAGGACCCCCTCTGACCTTGCTTCCTCCTTGCAGGGTCAGGATGGTGCTAAGGGTGACTGTGGAGAGGATGGTGAGCCAGGACAGCCTGTGAGTGACCAGTGACCCTTCCCCCCAGATCTTCAGACTGTACCCCTCTTTTAGGCCCACTCCTGAAGGGTCCCTTGGCTGGAGGCTACAGACTCACGCACCCCTATTCCTCCCTCCCTAGGGATCCCCTGGTCCCACTGGGGAGAATGGACCTCCTGGACCACTTGGCAAGCGGGTGAGTGAGGGGAGGTGGTCACCTGGGAACTTGAGGGGCAGTCTTGGGGCAGGGAGCGGGAGGGTGGGGCCAGGGCAGGTGAGATGGGTGGGGTAGATGCTCGAGGCTGGTGTCTGGGTGGTCCTTGGGGTGGAGCACTggtgcatgcacatgtgtattTATTGGTGTATATTGGGTATATTTGTTCCTGGGTTTTGGAATGTATGTTCTTGCCAGGGCTGGTGTTTACCGACCAATCAGAATGGACACTGGAGGGGGGAGCTGCCAGGGCTTTCTGGAGGGGCCTCTGCTGTGTCAGGGACTAACCCTTTAGTTGCTAGGGCTGGAGGGGTGTGGGCAAGAGGCATCTTAATACCTGGAAGCTGTGCCTGTTCTTACTGCCTGGGGATTGCCTCTCTGCAACTGTGCCTGTGTATGATCCGGTGTGTGTCCCggggaaaggaaggggaaggagttGAACCCAGCTGCCCAGGGCCTcatcttctcttccctccttcctccatctGCAGGGTCCTGCGGGCACGCCTGGTCCTGAGGGGCGGCAAGGAGAGAAGGGAGCCAAGGTGAGGAGAGGCCGCCCCTTCCTGGGCACTGCTCCTCAGAGCCTCTGTCTCCAGATGCCAACCCAAAGTCCATCTGCCCTTATCAAGCCCCTTTGGGGCCCAGGGTTCTCCCATACTTGTTCTTGCCTCAGGGGCTCTTGGGGTTTTGGGCCCTTCTGCCTGCCTCACCCCTTCCACCTTGTGCCCCCACACACCTACCTGCAGCCCGCTCCCTTCCCGCTAGGACACATCCTTGTGTGTGTTTCAGGGGGATCCTGGTGCTGTGGGCGCCCCGGGAAAGACAGGCCCCGTGGGTCCTGCAGGCCCAGCAGGAAAACCTGGCCCTGATGGTCTGAGGGGGCTCCCAGGCTCAGTGGTGAGTCTGGAGTCAGGgcatgggctgggggtgggaggggggaaggagcaggggaggagtggggaatggggagaagtggggagagcctggtggggacacacctcctgATCCCTGGGGGCCCCTTGAATCTGCAGGGTCAGCAAGGCCGCCCTGGAGCCACAGGCCAGGCGGGGCCTCCAGGTCCTTTGGTGAGTGATTCTAGGTTGGGAGGGGTCAGTTGGGGGGTCGGGTTGAGAGTGGGGGCGCCCTGGGGCAGCAGGCAGCGGGCTGAAGCCCTGGAGGAAGTGGAAACAGTGGGGTGAGAATTGGTCCCACCTTTACCTGGAGAGAGTTACCTCCTGTCTCCCCACAGGGACCCCCAGGACTTCCTGGCCTCAGGGGCGATGCTGGAGCCAAGGGAGAGAAGGTGAGGGACAGCAACATGGGGCCAGGGGTATCTGTCCCCTCGGCCCAAGGGTTTTCCCCCACCTGCTGCAGGCATCCAGTGCCAAGTCCTCGGGGTCCTTGCTCAGTGGGGGCTACTCCAGCCCCTCCTCTTCCCTCAGCCCCTGTGCCTTGTCTCTCTTGGAGTCTTCTTGCCTCTGACCCTGTGAGTCTCCTTCTCCCCCTGCACCACCTGACCACCTGTCCCTTCTCCAGGGTCACCCAGGTCTCATTGGACTGATTGGGCCtcctggggagcagggagagaagGGTGATCGGGGACTTCCTGGCCCCCAGGGCTCCCCCGGACAGAAGGGAGAGACGGTGAGTGGAGGGGGTGGGCCTGGAAGGGCTGGAAGATGAGGTGGGGATGCgtgttggggtggggaaggggtagGGGTGGAGACTCGGCTGTAGGGTGAGGGGAGAGACTTTCAGGAGAGGGTCGGGCAGGACGACCCAGTTGAACCAGGCCCCTCCCCTTCCTAGGGGATCCCAGGAGCATCTGGCCCCATTGGTCCTGGAGGGCCCCCTGGCCTCCCCGTGAGTACCCCATCTGTTCCTCCAGTAAATCCCCTACACTTCTCTGCTCCCCTCTCCATAATCACCCCACGCCTCCCGTGGCAACCGCCAGCTTAAGGAGTGCAGCCCTCAGGACTCCCACGTGTCCTCtgcctcccagcccccacccagcacccccTG includes the following:
- the COL11A2 gene encoding collagen alpha-2(XI) chain isoform X2, whose amino-acid sequence is MYPGAPSSWDRRYCRPAMERCSCCHRLLLLVPLVLGLNAQAGAAPVDVLQALRFPSLPDGVRRARGICPADAAYRVSRPAQLSAPTRQLFPGGFPKDFSLLTVVRTRPGLQAPLLTLYSAQGVRQLVLELGRPVRFLYEDQTGRPEPPAQPVFRGLSLADGKWHHVAVAVKGQSVTLIVDCKKRVTRPLLRSARPVLDIHGVIIFGARILDEEVFEGDVQELIIVPGVQAAYESCERKELECEGTQRERPQNQQSHRVQRSPQQQSSRLHRPQNQEPQRQDPTLGEEEGILESSPLPPPEEERTDLQVPPTADRFRAEEYGEGGTDPPAGPYDYTYGYGDDYREETELGPALSAETAHSGAAARGPRGLKGEKGEPAVLEPGMLVEGPPGPEGPAGLTGPPGIQGNPGPVGDPGERGPPGRAGLPGSDGAPGPPGTSLMLPFRFGSGGGEKGPVVAAQEAQAQAILQQARLALRGPPGPMGYTGRPGPLGQPGSPGLKGESGDLGPQGPRGPQGLSGPPGKAGRRGRAGADGARGMPGEPGVKGDRGFDGLPGLPGEKGHRGETGAQGLSGPPGEDGERGDDGEIGPRGLPGESGPRGLLGPKGPPGIPGPPGVRGMDGPHGPKGSLGPQGEPGPPGQQGTPGTQGLPGPQGAIGPHGEKGPQGKPGLPGMPGSDGPPGHPGKEGPPGTKGNQGPSGPQGPLGYPGPRGVKGVDGIRGLTGHKGEKGEDGFPGFKGDMGVKGDRGEVGVPGSRGEDGPEGPKGRTGPTGDPGPPGLMGEKGKLGVPGLPGYPGRQGPKGSLGFPGFPGASGEKGARGLSGKSGPRGERGPTGPRGQRGPRGATGKSGAKGTSGGDGPHGPPGERGLPGPQGPSGFPGPKGPPGPPGKDGLPGHPGQRGEVGFQGKTGPPGPPGVVGPQGAAGETGPMGERGHPGPPGPPGEQGLPGTAGKEGTKGDPGPPGAPGKDGPAGLRGFPGERGLPGTAGGPGLKGNEGPAGPPGPAGSPGERGAAGSGGPIGPPGRPGPQGPPGAAGEKGVPGEKGPIGPTGRDGVQGPVGLPGPAGPPGVAGEDGDKGEVGDPGQKGTKGNKGEHGPPGPPGPIGPVGQPGAAGADGEPGARGPQGHFGAKGDEGTRGFNGPPGPIGLQGLPGPLGEKGETGDVGPMGPPGPPGPRGPAGPNGADGPQGPPGGVGNLGPPGEKGEPGESGSPGVQGEPGGKGPRGERGEKGESGQPGEAGPPGPKGPTGDDGPKGNPGPVGFPGDPGPPGEGGPRGQDGAKGDCGEDGEPGQPGSPGPTGENGPPGPLGKRGPAGTPGPEGRQGEKGAKGDPGAVGAPGKTGPVGPAGPAGKPGPDGLRGLPGSVGQQGRPGATGQAGPPGPLGPPGLPGLRGDAGAKGEKGHPGLIGLIGPPGEQGEKGDRGLPGPQGSPGQKGETGIPGASGPIGPGGPPGLPGPAGPKGTKGATGPAGPKGEKGVQGPPGHPGPPGEVIQPLPIQMPKKTRRSVDGSRLMQEDEAVPTGGAPGSPGGLEEIFGSLDSLRDEIEQMRRPTGTQDSPARTCQDLKLCHPELPDGEYWVDPNQGCARDAFRVFCNFTAGGETCVVPRDDVTRFSYVDSEGSPVGVVQLTFLRLLSVSAHQDISYPCSGATHDGPLRLRGANEDELSPETSPYVKEFRDGCQTQQGRTVLEVRTPVLEQLPVLEASFSDLGAPSRRGGVLLGPVCFMG